From Pseudoalteromonas viridis, the proteins below share one genomic window:
- a CDS encoding sulfite exporter TauE/SafE family protein encodes MLQNTLRHKIKKRSIMLLVYPCLVFFWLVSLGPELALSNFHKQIQIALTMVFGSFIAGGTALGGGAVAFPVMTKVLAIEPATAKVFSLGIQSFGMVAATLTILFFKIRFYHRVVFNALTGAIPGVIVSLLWLGDLLPRLAVKSLFSVLLVLFAITLIKQLRVGIQSHIHECSTDYRAIPLVGFIGGLASGLVGSGADIFIFAYLVLILKKDIKVATATSVIIMAVTSVVGTFTNIALLHTLTPDIQLMVHAAIPVVIIGAPLGALVCAKLPERGVVNMLLTLIALETGFTTYECVRLYL; translated from the coding sequence ATGCTGCAAAACACCCTACGCCACAAAATAAAGAAACGCTCAATCATGCTGCTGGTCTATCCCTGCCTGGTTTTTTTCTGGCTGGTAAGCCTTGGCCCGGAGTTAGCCCTGAGCAATTTTCATAAGCAAATACAGATTGCCCTGACCATGGTGTTCGGCTCCTTTATTGCCGGCGGCACGGCGCTGGGTGGCGGTGCGGTCGCGTTTCCGGTGATGACCAAAGTGCTGGCGATTGAACCTGCCACCGCTAAAGTGTTTTCGCTGGGTATTCAATCCTTTGGCATGGTTGCCGCCACACTGACCATTTTGTTTTTTAAAATCCGTTTTTATCATCGAGTCGTATTTAACGCATTAACTGGCGCAATCCCGGGAGTGATCGTCTCTTTGCTCTGGTTAGGTGATCTGCTGCCAAGGCTGGCGGTTAAATCATTATTCAGTGTCCTTTTGGTGTTGTTTGCCATCACTTTGATAAAGCAGCTCAGAGTGGGGATCCAGTCTCATATCCACGAATGTTCAACCGACTACCGAGCCATTCCTTTGGTGGGTTTTATTGGCGGGCTGGCCAGCGGCCTGGTTGGCTCAGGAGCCGATATCTTTATCTTTGCCTATCTCGTTTTAATACTGAAAAAAGACATCAAAGTCGCGACGGCAACCAGCGTGATCATCATGGCCGTCACCTCAGTGGTGGGCACTTTTACCAATATTGCGTTGCTACACACACTAACCCCCGACATTCAGTTGATGGTGCACGCCGCAATCCCCGTCGTGATCATCGGCGCGCCACTCGGCGCCCTGGTGTGTGCAAAACTACCAGAGCGCGGCGTGGTTAATATGCTGCTGACACTCATCGCACTGGAAACCGGCTTTACCACCTACGAGTGTGTCAGATTGTATCTGTAG
- the hsdR gene encoding EcoAI/FtnUII family type I restriction enzme subunit R — translation MRPINKKALSEADIISKFIMPAIKKAGWDDRTQIRQEVKLRDGKVIVRGMAAARKTVKSADIVLYHKPSIPLAVIEAKANKHEIGKGMQQGLDYAKLLDVPFVFASNGDGFIFHDKTNLSQLETEITLDDFPTPAQLWDKYCTYKGYQPAQLPIITQDYYDDGSGKSPRYYQLQAINKTVEAVSSGKDRILLVMATGTGKTYTAFQIIWRLWKAKAKKRILFLADRNVLVDQTRINDFQPFGQAMTKITGRKVDPAYEVHLALYQALTGPEESQKAYKQVDPDFFDLIIIDECHRGSASEDSAWREILEYFSSATQVGLTATPKETDEVSNIDYFGEPVYQYSLKQGIEDGFLAPYKVVRVDIDVDLQGWRPTKGMVDKNGHVIEDRIYNQKDFDRTMVIDERTQLVAETITNYLKRTDPMSKTIVFCNDIDHAERMRRALVNCNPEQVAKNDKYVMKITGDDAIGKAQLNNFINPKKPYPVIATTSELMTTGVDAKTCKLVVLDQNIQSMTKFKQIIGRGTRIYDRFGKLWFTILDFKKATELFADARFDGIPEKVITTKADDINDPESDFDDVIEDTEPTIGDELDGIGESDADYDSSSDDVETDYPSGEIDGDDWGEEEQKVNKYYVNGVSVKKLGERVQYYDEDGKLVTESFKDYTRKTLTKTFRSLDEFVKRWGEAERKQAIIDELAAEGIIWEVLEQEVGKELDPFDMICHVVFDQPPLTRKERANNVKKRNYFTKYGDLAQTVLNELLNKYSDEGVAAIESKDALKTGKVVELGRPLELAKKGFGGAKQYEAAITELEKAIYEAKPEKQA, via the coding sequence ATGAGACCAATTAATAAAAAAGCACTAAGCGAAGCAGACATTATATCGAAGTTTATCATGCCTGCTATTAAAAAAGCTGGTTGGGATGACAGGACCCAAATTCGTCAAGAAGTAAAACTTCGAGATGGTAAAGTCATAGTACGCGGTATGGCTGCCGCACGTAAAACGGTTAAAAGTGCCGATATTGTTCTCTATCACAAACCATCTATTCCGCTCGCTGTAATCGAAGCCAAAGCAAATAAGCACGAAATTGGCAAAGGGATGCAGCAAGGCTTAGATTATGCAAAGTTACTAGATGTACCATTTGTCTTTGCCAGTAATGGTGATGGTTTCATATTTCACGATAAAACCAACCTGTCACAATTAGAAACCGAAATAACATTAGATGACTTCCCGACACCCGCACAACTTTGGGATAAGTACTGCACGTACAAAGGTTACCAACCAGCTCAATTGCCCATAATTACACAAGATTATTATGATGATGGCTCTGGTAAATCTCCGCGCTACTATCAGCTACAAGCGATAAACAAAACGGTGGAAGCTGTGTCATCAGGTAAAGACCGCATTTTATTAGTTATGGCAACGGGGACCGGAAAAACCTACACTGCTTTTCAAATCATTTGGCGCTTATGGAAAGCAAAAGCCAAAAAGCGAATTTTGTTTTTAGCCGACAGAAATGTATTGGTCGACCAAACCCGCATCAATGATTTCCAGCCTTTTGGCCAAGCAATGACTAAAATCACAGGCAGAAAAGTAGACCCTGCATACGAAGTTCATTTAGCACTATACCAAGCGCTAACAGGCCCAGAAGAAAGCCAAAAAGCATACAAGCAAGTTGACCCAGATTTCTTTGACCTCATCATCATCGATGAGTGCCACAGAGGGAGTGCATCAGAAGATAGCGCTTGGCGAGAAATACTCGAATACTTCAGCTCTGCAACTCAAGTTGGATTAACAGCAACACCAAAAGAGACCGATGAAGTCTCTAACATCGATTACTTTGGCGAGCCTGTTTATCAATATTCATTAAAACAAGGTATTGAAGATGGTTTTTTAGCACCATATAAAGTTGTTCGTGTTGATATAGATGTCGATCTACAAGGTTGGCGACCAACTAAGGGAATGGTCGATAAAAACGGCCACGTAATTGAAGACCGTATCTATAACCAAAAAGATTTTGACCGCACAATGGTAATAGATGAGCGCACGCAGTTAGTGGCAGAAACCATCACCAATTACCTTAAGCGAACTGATCCTATGTCTAAAACCATCGTGTTTTGTAACGACATAGATCACGCTGAGCGGATGCGCCGAGCACTTGTTAATTGTAATCCAGAGCAAGTGGCTAAAAATGATAAATATGTGATGAAAATCACAGGCGATGACGCAATTGGTAAAGCACAGCTAAACAACTTCATTAACCCTAAAAAGCCTTACCCTGTTATTGCCACTACCTCTGAATTGATGACAACAGGTGTTGATGCCAAAACTTGTAAGCTCGTTGTACTTGATCAAAACATTCAGTCTATGACCAAGTTCAAACAGATAATCGGACGCGGCACTCGCATATATGACCGATTTGGCAAGCTCTGGTTTACCATCTTAGATTTTAAGAAAGCTACTGAACTATTTGCCGACGCACGATTCGACGGTATTCCAGAAAAAGTAATAACAACAAAAGCTGATGATATTAACGATCCCGAATCAGACTTTGATGATGTGATTGAAGATACAGAACCAACCATTGGTGATGAACTTGACGGAATTGGAGAATCAGATGCCGATTATGATTCATCTTCAGATGACGTTGAAACCGATTATCCATCAGGTGAAATCGACGGTGATGATTGGGGCGAAGAAGAACAAAAGGTCAATAAATACTACGTCAATGGCGTTTCGGTTAAAAAACTGGGTGAACGTGTTCAATATTACGATGAAGACGGCAAGCTCGTTACCGAATCTTTTAAAGATTACACACGTAAAACCCTCACTAAAACTTTTCGTTCTCTTGATGAGTTTGTAAAACGCTGGGGTGAAGCCGAGCGTAAACAAGCTATCATCGACGAACTTGCCGCTGAAGGCATTATTTGGGAAGTTTTAGAGCAAGAAGTGGGGAAAGAATTAGACCCATTTGATATGATCTGCCACGTCGTTTTTGACCAACCGCCTCTAACGCGTAAAGAACGCGCAAACAATGTTAAAAAGCGTAATTACTTCACTAAATATGGCGACTTAGCCCAAACCGTGCTTAACGAACTGTTAAATAAATACAGTGATGAAGGCGTAGCCGCAATTGAAAGTAAAGATGCCCTTAAAACAGGAAAAGTGGTTGAGCTTGGTCGCCCGTTAGAACTAGCCAAAAAAGGCTTCGGCGGAGCAAAGCAATATGAAGCGGCAATTACCGAATTAGAAAAAGCAATTTACGAAGCTAAACCTGAAAAACAAGCTTAA
- a CDS encoding N-6 DNA methylase: MSISTVIKSIQDIMRKDAGVDGDAQRLGQLSWLLFLKIFDAQEEELEFELDDYREPIPEQYLWRNWAADSEGITGDELLEFINDDLFPTLKSYTAPIDKNPRGFVVREAFSDAFNYMKNGTLLRQVINKLNEIDFTDSKERHLFGDIYEQILRDLQSAGNSGEFYTPRAVTRFMVNRIDPKLGEQVFDPACGTGGFLACSVDHVKNNYVKTGADHKTLQSQIHGVEKKQLPHLLATTNMMLHGIEVPVQIKHGNTLNKPLSSWDSDFDVIVTNPPFGGTEEDGIEQNFPAEMQTRETADLFLQLIVEVLKDGGRAAVVLPDGTLFGEGVKTKIKKLLTEECNLHTILRLPNGVFNPYTGIKTNILFFTKGQPTKDIWFYEHPYPEGVKNYSKTKPMKFEEFETEIQWWGEESDGFASRVENEQAWKVDFVAKRKAAEADAKPHWDKAESTKAEAEKVKAEIDALKSPDSAIDAKAKKLLKDKVESLKAQREELLKRANAEQSQGDAIFNAIFNFDIKNPHVGEQVSHDPGELLEQYQTQQKDIQQLRDQLKGILANALSSNDEGKA, encoded by the coding sequence ATGTCAATTAGTACAGTTATAAAATCGATTCAAGACATCATGCGCAAAGATGCAGGCGTTGATGGTGATGCACAGCGTTTAGGCCAGTTATCTTGGTTACTCTTCTTAAAGATCTTCGACGCGCAAGAAGAAGAGCTTGAATTTGAATTAGACGACTATCGCGAGCCAATTCCAGAGCAATACTTATGGCGTAATTGGGCGGCTGACTCCGAAGGGATCACGGGTGACGAATTACTAGAATTTATTAATGACGATTTATTCCCAACATTAAAAAGTTACACAGCACCAATCGACAAAAACCCTCGTGGATTCGTTGTTAGAGAAGCATTCTCGGACGCATTTAACTACATGAAAAACGGTACGTTACTTCGTCAAGTCATCAACAAACTCAACGAAATTGACTTCACCGATTCAAAAGAGCGCCATTTATTCGGTGATATCTACGAGCAAATATTACGAGACCTACAAAGCGCGGGTAACTCTGGTGAATTCTATACCCCTCGTGCGGTAACACGCTTTATGGTAAACCGCATCGATCCTAAGTTGGGCGAGCAAGTGTTCGACCCAGCTTGTGGTACGGGTGGTTTCCTTGCTTGCTCGGTAGATCACGTAAAAAATAACTATGTGAAAACAGGTGCCGATCATAAAACGCTGCAAAGCCAAATTCACGGAGTTGAAAAGAAACAGCTACCGCATTTATTAGCCACAACCAATATGATGCTGCACGGTATTGAAGTGCCTGTGCAAATTAAGCATGGCAACACCTTAAACAAACCACTCTCAAGCTGGGACAGTGATTTTGATGTTATTGTGACCAACCCGCCATTCGGTGGTACGGAAGAAGACGGTATTGAACAAAACTTCCCTGCCGAAATGCAAACCCGTGAAACGGCAGACTTATTTTTACAGCTCATTGTGGAAGTATTAAAAGATGGTGGCCGAGCAGCGGTAGTATTACCAGACGGAACATTATTTGGTGAGGGTGTTAAAACCAAAATCAAAAAGTTGTTAACTGAAGAATGTAATCTTCACACTATTTTAAGGTTACCTAATGGGGTATTTAACCCTTATACAGGTATTAAAACTAACATCCTATTTTTCACCAAAGGACAGCCAACAAAAGATATCTGGTTCTATGAACACCCATATCCAGAAGGCGTTAAAAACTACTCTAAAACTAAACCAATGAAGTTCGAAGAGTTTGAAACTGAAATTCAGTGGTGGGGTGAAGAAAGCGATGGTTTTGCCAGCCGCGTTGAAAACGAACAAGCCTGGAAAGTAGATTTTGTTGCTAAACGCAAAGCAGCGGAAGCAGATGCCAAACCTCATTGGGACAAAGCAGAAAGTACCAAGGCAGAAGCAGAAAAGGTGAAAGCCGAAATCGACGCGCTTAAATCACCTGATTCAGCAATAGATGCCAAAGCAAAGAAACTACTTAAAGACAAAGTAGAGTCACTAAAGGCTCAACGAGAAGAGCTTTTAAAACGTGCCAATGCCGAGCAATCACAAGGTGATGCTATTTTTAATGCCATTTTTAATTTTGACATTAAAAACCCGCATGTTGGTGAGCAAGTAAGTCACGATCCAGGTGAACTGCTTGAGCAATATCAAACTCAGCAAAAAGATATTCAGCAGCTACGTGACCAATTAAAAGGCATTCTTGCAAATGCACTTTCATCAAATGATGAGGGTAAAGCTTAA
- a CDS encoding restriction endonuclease subunit S — MSVESVITENLDIWTSTIKTKSASGRGSSNKLELYGIKKLRELILELAVRGKLVPQDLNDEPASKLLEKISIERAKLVKTKAIKKQKQLPEVNEDELSFSIPSNWSWTRLGNITEIGPRNDVDDEQKVAFIPMPLISTSFDGKHDQETRIWSEVKKGYTHFADGDIAIAKITPCFENSKAAYFSNLQGGVGSGTTELHVARPIPDTLDPLFILLYLKAPMFLELGKTKMTGSAGQKRVPKDFFAGNPLPFPPLNEQKRIVAKVNELMKLIDQLESKTETSIEAHKTLVETLLATLTNAKDADELNESWQRISEHFDTLFTTEDSIDQLKQTILQLAVMGKLVKQDPNDEPASALLERIAEEKEQLIKDKKIKKQKALAPIVESELPYELPIGWTWCRIGDVLETISDYHANGGYKILKENVELLEQKDFAIMLRTTNFSKKNYSEYKYITEKAYNFLEKSKLYPNDIIMNKIGDPGSTFYVDDRGQPMSLAMNLFLLRVSLANSKYIFKYLNANYDYVKSFANGTSTQTITKDAVNNLLCPLPPLVEQERIVSKIDELFAICNSLYAQITKAKSLQNRLAETISSSLVS, encoded by the coding sequence ATGTCTGTAGAAAGCGTTATTACCGAAAATCTCGACATTTGGACATCGACAATTAAAACTAAATCAGCCTCAGGCAGAGGCAGCTCAAACAAACTTGAGCTTTATGGGATTAAAAAGCTTAGAGAGTTAATTTTAGAGCTTGCTGTTCGAGGTAAATTAGTTCCTCAAGATCTTAATGACGAACCAGCTAGTAAACTCCTAGAAAAGATCTCGATAGAGAGAGCCAAACTAGTTAAGACTAAAGCAATTAAAAAACAAAAGCAGCTTCCTGAAGTAAACGAAGATGAATTGAGTTTTAGTATTCCTTCTAATTGGAGTTGGACTCGCTTGGGTAATATCACAGAAATTGGCCCTAGGAACGATGTTGATGATGAGCAAAAAGTTGCTTTCATACCTATGCCTTTAATTTCAACTAGCTTTGATGGAAAGCATGATCAAGAGACGCGCATTTGGTCTGAAGTAAAAAAAGGCTACACACATTTTGCCGATGGGGATATTGCAATTGCTAAGATAACTCCTTGCTTCGAGAACAGCAAAGCAGCTTATTTTAGCAACCTTCAAGGTGGAGTTGGTAGCGGAACTACAGAGCTGCATGTGGCTCGCCCAATCCCTGATACGTTAGACCCTCTTTTTATTTTATTGTATCTCAAAGCTCCGATGTTTCTTGAACTTGGGAAAACTAAAATGACTGGTTCAGCGGGTCAGAAACGTGTGCCCAAAGATTTTTTCGCAGGAAATCCGTTGCCATTTCCGCCACTAAACGAACAAAAACGTATCGTTGCTAAAGTAAATGAGTTAATGAAGCTAATTGACCAACTTGAATCAAAAACAGAAACAAGTATTGAAGCGCATAAAACACTGGTTGAAACGTTATTGGCGACGCTTACCAACGCCAAAGACGCTGATGAGTTAAACGAAAGCTGGCAACGCATTAGCGAACACTTCGACACTTTATTCACTACCGAAGACAGCATTGACCAACTAAAGCAAACCATCCTGCAACTCGCGGTGATGGGCAAACTAGTAAAGCAAGACCCCAACGACGAACCAGCTTCAGCACTTTTAGAGCGAATAGCAGAAGAAAAAGAACAGTTAATCAAAGATAAGAAAATCAAAAAGCAAAAAGCATTAGCTCCGATTGTCGAGTCTGAACTTCCTTATGAACTTCCAATTGGTTGGACTTGGTGTCGAATTGGAGACGTGCTCGAAACAATTAGTGATTATCACGCCAACGGTGGATACAAAATACTGAAAGAGAATGTCGAGCTTTTGGAGCAAAAAGATTTTGCAATAATGCTAAGAACAACCAATTTTAGTAAGAAAAACTATTCAGAGTACAAATATATCACAGAAAAGGCTTATAACTTCCTTGAGAAGTCGAAGCTTTATCCCAACGACATAATTATGAACAAAATTGGAGATCCTGGTTCTACGTTCTATGTTGACGATAGAGGACAACCAATGTCTTTAGCTATGAACCTTTTTCTCCTTCGGGTTTCACTAGCAAATAGTAAGTACATATTTAAATATTTAAACGCTAATTACGATTATGTGAAAAGTTTTGCGAATGGTACATCGACGCAAACTATCACTAAAGATGCTGTGAACAACTTGCTTTGCCCTTTGCCTCCGTTAGTTGAACAAGAAAGGATAGTCTCGAAAATAGATGAATTGTTTGCAATTTGTAATTCTCTCTATGCACAAATAACTAAAGCTAAATCACTCCAAAATAGATTAGCAGAAACAATATCATCTTCATTAGTTAGCTAG